Within the Opitutaceae bacterium TAV5 genome, the region GTGTTCAAATGCTGGTTCGTTTTGTCACGGCGGCGACGACCTCGATCTCGACCAGCACGCCGGCCGGCAGAGCCCGGTTCGAGATGACCGAGCGGGTGGGTCGATGGCCGGCGAACACCCGTTCGTAGGTGGCTTCGATGCGTTCGAGGTGCTTGGGATCGGCCAGATGCACGGTGGCGTGCAGCACGTCCGACAGGCTGCTCCCGGCGGCATGAAGCACGGCGGCGACGTTGCGCAGCACCCGCTCGGTCTGCTCCTCCGGCGATAATTTGGGCACGTCCGGTGCATTCGGATCGAACGGAAGCTGGGCCGACACATACGCGAGGCCGCCGTGAATGATCGCGTGGGCCGCCTTCCCCGACGACGGCACTTGCGGCGTCTCCACCACTTTTAGAGCCGAGCCATGCTCCACCGGCGCCGGTCTTACCGTTCGCGGCTCTTTGACCAGCGCCAGGCGGGCGAGATGGCCGCCCGCCTTTTCCAGCTCCGAAATATCCACCTTGCGGGTCGCGATGCCGGCGGCCCGCAGGCGCTTTTCCGTCTCGGGGAAGGAGGCGCTGACCAGCGTGGTGTCTGCCAAAGTCAGGGTCGGGGCGCCGGCGGGTTCGTCCGGCGCGACGTGAATTACGGACAGGTCCTCGAAGGCGTCCGGGTCGATCCATTCCGCATTGATGAGGAGGAAACGGGGCGGGATGAAGGAGCAGGCTTCGCGCAAGGAAACCTCGCCGCGCACCTCGACGGTTTTCACGTCATAGCCGAACGGGCGGGTGATTTCCCGCAGGATGGCGATGCCCTCGGCGTTGGTGCGCGGAGAGAGCGTCGCATAGAGGGTATGGCCAATCGGCAGGACGTCGCTTCCGCTGAACGTTTCCCCCTCGGAAATCCGCTGCACCGGGCGATGCTGGGCGAGCACG harbors:
- a CDS encoding endoribonuclease L-PSP, coding for MIVFFREVGSLLETEASRPSSRRPFKIERCQKQHAALQKAVRDLGHEVELIPPAPESPTGVFVSDEALLLSEVAVVPRSEQPRADLDSISRVLAQHRPVQRISEGETFSGSDVLPIGHTLYATLSPRTNAEGIAILREITRPFGYDVKTVEVRGEVSLREACSFIPPRFLLINAEWIDPDAFEDLSVIHVAPDEPAGAPTLTLADTTLVSASFPETEKRLRAAGIATRKVDISELEKAGGHLARLALVKEPRTVRPAPVEHGSALKVVETPQVPSSGKAAHAIIHGGLAYVSAQLPFDPNAPDVPKLSPEEQTERVLRNVAAVLHAAGSSLSDVLHATVHLADPKHLERIEATYERVFAGHRPTRSVISNRALPAGVLVEIEVVAAVTKRTSI